In Bradyrhizobium sp. 1(2017), one DNA window encodes the following:
- a CDS encoding caspase family protein encodes MLRVVSLTFVVLAASASMAAADPQAGDDLAICRDRQADAQARATACDNLLSADRLAGKDKAIALSVRGNALLNKRDYVHAIEILSTALDLDPDYVVTLNLRGLAYERSGKEDLAMADYNLALQKRPTYGVPYNNRGVIQLRRGALQSALDDFNLSIKYTPKFLLAWTNRARVRTLMKDFNGALADFAEAEKIDPAAPQIAGHRCITYGMMGKYPQALADCNGLIERQPKNVFAINNRADVNMMKGDLDAALKDYNTALQINPNNVRAHSGRGQIYERRKDLAQARADYRAAAYSLTRFDEIDVARARAVAQERLAALTPQTPGGAPAGRRVALVIGNGAYKNVHALPNPPRDSKLIAGVLRDVGFQTVISVSDLTRDKFFEALQTFANEAEKADWAVVYYAGHGFEIGGVNYLVPVDAKLAADRDAETQAVALEQVIAAVGAARKMRLVVLDACRDNPFAPTMQRTLALKLVDKGFSNIEPGAGFMVVYAAKHGETAMDGDGSANSPFATALAREIKQPRVEIRKLFDIIRDDVWAATKHEQQPFTYGSPPGREDFYFVAGK; translated from the coding sequence ATGCTGCGCGTCGTTTCCCTGACCTTCGTCGTCCTCGCCGCCTCTGCGTCGATGGCCGCGGCCGATCCGCAAGCCGGCGACGACCTGGCCATTTGCCGCGACCGCCAGGCGGATGCGCAGGCTCGCGCAACGGCCTGCGACAATCTGCTCAGTGCCGACCGCCTCGCCGGCAAGGACAAGGCGATCGCGCTGTCCGTTCGCGGCAACGCGCTGCTCAACAAGCGCGACTACGTGCACGCGATCGAAATCTTGTCCACGGCGCTCGACCTCGATCCCGACTATGTCGTGACCCTCAATCTGCGCGGCCTCGCCTATGAGCGCAGCGGGAAGGAGGATCTCGCGATGGCCGACTATAACCTCGCGCTCCAGAAGCGTCCGACCTACGGCGTCCCCTACAACAATCGCGGTGTCATCCAGCTGCGGCGGGGCGCGCTGCAAAGCGCGCTCGACGATTTCAACCTGTCCATCAAATACACGCCGAAATTCCTGCTCGCCTGGACCAATCGCGCCCGCGTGCGCACGCTGATGAAGGATTTCAACGGCGCGCTCGCCGACTTCGCGGAGGCCGAGAAGATCGATCCGGCCGCGCCGCAGATCGCCGGCCACCGCTGCATCACCTACGGCATGATGGGCAAGTACCCGCAGGCCCTTGCCGATTGCAACGGCCTGATCGAGCGGCAGCCGAAAAACGTATTCGCGATCAACAACCGCGCCGACGTCAACATGATGAAGGGTGACCTTGATGCCGCGTTGAAGGACTACAACACCGCCCTCCAGATCAATCCCAACAATGTCCGCGCCCATTCCGGCCGTGGCCAGATCTACGAGCGCAGGAAGGATCTCGCGCAGGCCCGCGCCGACTATCGCGCCGCGGCCTATTCGCTGACCAGGTTCGACGAGATCGACGTCGCCCGCGCCCGCGCCGTCGCACAGGAGCGGCTCGCCGCGCTGACGCCGCAAACGCCGGGCGGCGCGCCCGCCGGGCGCCGCGTCGCGCTGGTGATCGGCAACGGCGCCTACAAGAACGTCCACGCCCTGCCCAACCCGCCGCGCGATTCCAAACTGATCGCCGGCGTGCTGCGCGACGTCGGCTTCCAGACCGTGATATCCGTCAGCGACCTCACCCGGGACAAGTTCTTCGAGGCCTTGCAGACCTTTGCCAATGAGGCGGAAAAGGCGGATTGGGCCGTGGTCTACTATGCCGGCCATGGTTTCGAGATCGGCGGGGTCAACTATCTCGTTCCGGTCGACGCCAAGCTCGCAGCCGACAGGGACGCCGAGACCCAGGCGGTTGCGCTGGAGCAGGTGATCGCCGCGGTCGGCGCCGCACGAAAGATGCGGCTCGTGGTCCTGGATGCCTGCCGCGACAATCCGTTCGCGCCGACCATGCAGCGCACGCTGGCGCTGAAGCTGGTCGACAAGGGCTTTTCCAACATCGAGCCCGGTGCCGGCTTCATGGTGGTTTACGCTGCCAAGCACGGCGAGACCGCAATGGACGGCGACGGCAGCGCCAACAGCCCGTTCGCCACCGCGCTCGCCCGCGAGATCAAGCAGCCGCGCGTCGAGATCCGGAAGCTGTTCGACATCATCCGCGACGACGTCTGGGCCGCCACCAAGCACGAGCAGCAGCCGTTCACATATGGCTCGCCGCCGGGACGTGAGGATTTTTACTTCGTGGCGGGGAAGTGA
- the msrA gene encoding peptide-methionine (S)-S-oxide reductase MsrA, producing the protein MRRPAILSLLAATAAMTLAFAMPSRAAEDAVVIPAPATDAAPASGVQTAVIAGGCFWGVQGVFQHTAGVVNAVSGYAGGTKATADYQTVSSGRTGHAEAVEIKYDPKKISYGKILQIYFSVVHDPTQLNRQGPDVGPQYRSAIFTTSDEQKKVAEGYIAQLNGAKVFNKPIVTKVGALEAFYPAEAYHQDYLTLHPNQPYIAYNDIPKVENLKKLFADNYIEKPTLVNASKATN; encoded by the coding sequence ATGCGCCGACCTGCCATCCTGTCCCTGCTCGCCGCAACCGCCGCCATGACGCTGGCCTTTGCCATGCCGTCCCGGGCCGCAGAGGATGCGGTCGTGATCCCCGCCCCCGCCACGGATGCAGCGCCCGCCAGCGGAGTCCAGACCGCTGTCATCGCCGGCGGCTGCTTCTGGGGCGTTCAAGGCGTCTTCCAGCACACAGCGGGCGTCGTCAACGCCGTCTCCGGCTATGCCGGCGGCACCAAGGCGACCGCCGACTACCAGACTGTCTCGAGCGGCCGCACCGGCCACGCCGAGGCCGTCGAGATCAAGTACGACCCGAAGAAGATCTCCTACGGGAAGATCCTCCAGATCTACTTCTCGGTGGTGCACGACCCGACGCAGCTCAACCGCCAGGGCCCTGATGTGGGCCCGCAATATCGCTCGGCGATCTTCACCACCTCCGACGAGCAGAAGAAGGTGGCGGAGGGCTATATCGCCCAGCTCAACGGCGCGAAGGTCTTCAACAAGCCGATCGTGACCAAGGTCGGCGCGCTGGAGGCGTTCTATCCGGCGGAGGCCTATCACCAGGACTATCTGACGCTGCACCCGAACCAGCCCTATATCGCCTATAACGACATCCCCAAGGTCGAGAACCTGAAAAAGCTGTTCGCGGATAATTACATCGAGAAGCCGACGCTGGTGAATGCCAGCAAGGCCACCAACTGA
- the msrB gene encoding peptide-methionine (R)-S-oxide reductase MsrB yields MPDTKTKTSDDKVIKSEEQWRRELTPMQYAVLREKATERPFSGEYEHDHRAGTYVCAGCGNVLFESDAKFDSGCGWPSFTEPAVESHIDEERDVSHGMIRTEVLCSKCSGHLGHVFPDGPGPTGLRYCINSAALKLDPK; encoded by the coding sequence ATGCCCGACACCAAGACGAAAACCTCAGACGACAAGGTCATCAAGAGCGAAGAGCAGTGGCGGCGCGAGCTGACGCCGATGCAGTACGCGGTGCTGCGCGAGAAGGCGACCGAGCGTCCCTTCTCCGGCGAGTATGAGCACGACCACCGCGCCGGCACCTATGTCTGCGCCGGCTGCGGCAACGTCCTGTTCGAGTCCGATGCCAAGTTCGATTCCGGCTGCGGCTGGCCGAGCTTCACCGAGCCGGCCGTCGAGAGCCATATCGACGAGGAGCGGGACGTCAGCCACGGCATGATCCGCACCGAGGTGCTGTGCTCCAAATGCAGCGGCCATCTCGGTCATGTCTTTCCCGATGGTCCCGGGCCGACCGGCCTGCGCTACTGCATCAACTCCGCCGCGCTGAAGCTCGACCCGAAATAA
- a CDS encoding DUF3309 family protein: protein MTLGTILIILVIIYLLGGLSGRFGGYGYGLGHSGMGIGGVVLVVLIVLLLVGKI, encoded by the coding sequence ATGACACTCGGGACCATCCTGATCATCCTGGTCATCATCTATCTGCTGGGCGGCCTGTCCGGCCGCTTCGGCGGCTATGGCTATGGCCTCGGCCATTCCGGCATGGGGATCGGCGGCGTCGTGCTCGTGGTGCTGATCGTCCTGCTGCTTGTTGGCAAAATTTGA
- a CDS encoding DUF4112 domain-containing protein codes for MTMSDDDIIAPRRSRSASGSRATFSGREARGPIIDQEGHEIRPETLEQGFREFRFEFGQGNPFGNLTREQRIARLEAIAKLLDVAFILPGTNIRYGIDGLIGLIPVVGDIITTAISLWLVREARALGAPWYITARMLGNVAVDGVFGLVPFAGDAFDVMFRANMRNVRLLQRWLEKQPRI; via the coding sequence ATGACCATGTCCGACGACGATATCATTGCCCCGCGCCGATCCCGTTCGGCGAGCGGCTCGCGTGCGACTTTCTCCGGCAGGGAGGCGCGTGGACCGATCATCGATCAGGAGGGACACGAGATCCGCCCCGAGACGCTGGAGCAGGGATTTCGCGAGTTTCGCTTCGAGTTCGGGCAAGGTAATCCGTTCGGCAATCTGACGCGCGAGCAGCGCATCGCGCGGCTCGAGGCGATCGCAAAGCTGCTCGACGTCGCTTTCATCCTGCCCGGCACCAACATCCGCTACGGCATCGACGGGCTGATCGGCCTGATCCCGGTCGTCGGCGACATCATCACCACTGCGATCTCGCTGTGGCTGGTGCGCGAGGCGAGGGCGCTCGGCGCGCCCTGGTACATCACGGCGCGCATGCTCGGCAATGTCGCGGTCGACGGCGTGTTCGGCCTGGTGCCGTTTGCGGGCGACGCCTTCGACGTCATGTTCCGCGCCAACATGCGCAATGTGCGCCTGCTCCAGCGCTGGCTGGAGAAGCAGCCGCGGATTTAG
- a CDS encoding DUF5413 family protein — protein sequence MKRYLVFALVGPFVGGFLLLLTTTYQSGYWTQTSLSEVGKLLAVFFKTLQYSYLFGFLPALMIGAVDDILVHIRRIGPVVRMILVGLFAFILASMTYSSRGPDSGAVQFILYGLVGFVPAVISSWLVHRYVDEPPAVAAPT from the coding sequence ATGAAACGCTATCTGGTGTTTGCGCTGGTCGGCCCGTTCGTCGGCGGGTTTCTGTTGCTGCTGACCACGACCTATCAGTCCGGCTATTGGACCCAGACCAGCCTGAGCGAGGTCGGCAAGCTGCTGGCGGTGTTCTTCAAGACGCTGCAATACAGCTATCTGTTCGGCTTCCTGCCCGCGCTGATGATCGGCGCGGTCGACGACATCCTGGTCCATATCAGGCGGATCGGCCCGGTCGTGCGGATGATCCTGGTCGGCCTGTTCGCCTTCATCCTGGCCTCGATGACCTATAGCTCGCGCGGCCCGGATTCGGGCGCGGTGCAGTTCATCCTGTACGGCCTCGTGGGGTTCGTGCCGGCGGTGATTTCGTCCTGGCTCGTACATAGATATGTCGACGAGCCGCCGGCGGTGGCGGCGCCGACCTGA
- a CDS encoding adenylosuccinate synthase — MANVVVVGAQWGDEGKGKIVDWLSEQADIVVRFQGGHNAGHTLVINGKTYKLALLPSGVLREGKLSVIGNGVVFDPAAFLDEVAKLRSQGVDVSPDNLRVAENVTLILPLHRELDAHRESASAATAIGTTRRGIGPAYEDKVGRRAIRLMDLADHQTLPHKIDRLLAHHNALRRGLNLPEFDNAVILKELMAMAPQLLPYAETVWRLLDIKRREGKRMLFEGAQGALLDVDHGTYPYVTSSNTVAAQAATGAGLGPGAVGYVLGLCKAYTTRVGQGPFPTEQDNETGRRIGERGREFGTNTGRPRRCGWFDAVLVRQAVRTCGINGLALTKLDILDGFDTIDVCTGYKLDGKEIDHFPAGEGAQSRVEPIYETIEGWKEPTASARSWADLPAQAIKYVRRIEELVGCPVALLSTSPEREDTILVQNPFEA; from the coding sequence ATGGCCAACGTTGTCGTCGTCGGCGCCCAATGGGGCGACGAAGGGAAGGGCAAGATCGTCGACTGGTTGTCGGAGCAGGCGGACATCGTCGTCCGCTTCCAGGGCGGCCATAACGCCGGCCACACGCTGGTGATCAACGGCAAGACCTACAAGCTGGCGCTGCTGCCGTCCGGCGTGCTGCGCGAGGGCAAGCTGTCGGTGATCGGCAATGGCGTGGTGTTCGATCCCGCCGCCTTCCTCGACGAGGTCGCCAAGCTCAGGTCGCAGGGCGTCGATGTCAGCCCCGACAATCTGCGCGTCGCCGAGAACGTCACGTTGATCCTGCCGCTGCATCGCGAGCTCGATGCGCACCGCGAATCCGCCAGCGCGGCGACCGCGATCGGCACCACGCGCCGCGGCATTGGACCCGCCTATGAGGACAAGGTCGGCCGCCGCGCCATCCGCCTGATGGATCTTGCCGATCATCAGACGCTGCCGCACAAGATCGACCGCTTGCTGGCGCACCACAACGCGCTGCGCCGCGGCCTCAATCTGCCCGAATTCGACAACGCGGTGATTCTGAAAGAGCTGATGGCGATGGCGCCGCAGCTGTTGCCCTATGCCGAGACGGTCTGGCGGCTGCTCGACATCAAGCGGCGCGAAGGCAAGCGCATGCTGTTCGAGGGCGCGCAAGGTGCGCTGCTCGACGTCGATCACGGCACTTATCCTTATGTCACCTCGTCCAACACGGTGGCGGCGCAGGCCGCGACCGGCGCCGGCCTCGGGCCGGGCGCGGTCGGCTATGTGCTCGGCCTGTGCAAGGCCTACACGACCCGCGTCGGCCAGGGCCCGTTCCCGACCGAGCAGGACAACGAGACCGGCCGCAGGATCGGCGAACGTGGACGCGAGTTCGGCACCAACACCGGCCGTCCCCGCCGCTGCGGCTGGTTCGACGCCGTGCTGGTCCGTCAGGCGGTCCGGACCTGCGGCATCAACGGCCTGGCGCTGACCAAGCTGGATATTCTCGACGGCTTCGACACCATTGACGTCTGCACCGGCTACAAGCTCGACGGCAAGGAGATCGACCATTTCCCGGCCGGCGAGGGCGCGCAAAGCCGGGTCGAGCCGATCTACGAGACCATCGAGGGCTGGAAGGAGCCGACCGCCAGCGCACGGTCCTGGGCCGACCTGCCGGCACAGGCCATCAAATATGTCCGCCGGATCGAGGAATTGGTGGGGTGTCCGGTCGCACTGCTTTCCACCAGCCCCGAACGCGAGGATACTATCCTGGTGCAAAATCCGTTTGAGGCTTAA
- a CDS encoding DMT family transporter: MSATGQTTGTDTSAHSWIANQPYLLLSITALCWAGNAIVGRLAAGHIPPITLSFLRWFFAFLLVLPFAWKHLAQDWPAIRGRLGLMVTLSITGIGAFNTLQYWALEHTQALNTLLLQSAAPLVVALWSLAILGVRLTAAQAFGVLLSMCGVLTILLHGDFTTLSNIEFNKGDLIFIVALVIFALYSVLTLKRPPMHGLSFLAFTFGCGAACLIPLEIWELLARPVMKLNGPNILTLFYVAVFPSTLAYLCFNRGVRLIGANRAAPFFHVVPVFGSIMAIMFLGEHPQIFHFIGFALVLSGVFVASRKQAT, from the coding sequence ATGTCCGCCACCGGCCAGACCACCGGCACCGATACATCCGCTCACAGCTGGATCGCCAATCAGCCTTATTTGCTGCTCAGCATCACCGCGCTGTGCTGGGCCGGAAACGCCATTGTCGGCCGGCTCGCCGCCGGTCACATCCCGCCGATCACCCTCTCCTTCCTGCGCTGGTTCTTCGCCTTCCTGCTGGTGCTGCCGTTCGCCTGGAAGCATCTTGCGCAGGACTGGCCCGCGATCCGCGGGCGGCTCGGCCTGATGGTGACGCTCTCGATCACCGGCATCGGCGCCTTCAACACGCTGCAATATTGGGCGCTCGAGCATACCCAGGCGCTGAACACGCTGCTGCTGCAGTCGGCCGCACCGCTGGTCGTGGCGCTGTGGTCGCTGGCCATCCTCGGCGTCAGGCTCACCGCGGCGCAGGCGTTCGGCGTGCTGCTGTCGATGTGCGGCGTGCTCACCATCCTGCTGCATGGCGATTTCACCACGCTGTCGAACATCGAATTCAACAAGGGCGACCTCATCTTCATCGTCGCGCTCGTGATCTTCGCGCTCTATTCGGTGCTGACGCTGAAGCGTCCGCCGATGCACGGCCTGTCGTTCCTCGCCTTCACCTTCGGCTGCGGCGCCGCCTGTCTCATCCCGCTGGAGATCTGGGAATTGCTCGCGCGGCCCGTGATGAAGCTCAACGGACCGAACATACTGACCCTGTTCTACGTCGCGGTCTTCCCATCGACGCTCGCCTATCTCTGCTTCAATCGCGGCGTCCGCCTGATCGGCGCCAACCGCGCCGCGCCGTTCTTCCACGTCGTGCCGGTGTTCGGCTCGATCATGGCGATCATGTTCCTCGGCGAGCACCCGCAGATCTTCCATTTCATCGGTTTTGCACTGGTGCTGTCGGGCGTGTTCGTGGCGTCGCGGAAGCAGGCGACGTAG
- a CDS encoding DUF1330 domain-containing protein, whose translation MLNIEGLERLDSNAPVVMLNLMRFHARSRDGDGSGWDAYLRYSAITVPMIRARGGTLLWTGDAKAVALGPHQGNDWDFVALVYYPSVSAFLDMMTSEAYEREADPHRVNGCAEHVIIATSEAYSKFKVK comes from the coding sequence ATGTTGAACATCGAGGGCCTGGAGCGGCTCGATTCGAACGCGCCGGTGGTGATGCTGAACCTGATGCGCTTCCATGCGCGCTCGCGCGACGGCGATGGGTCCGGCTGGGACGCCTATCTGCGCTACAGCGCAATCACCGTGCCGATGATCAGGGCGCGCGGCGGCACGCTGCTCTGGACCGGCGATGCGAAGGCGGTCGCGCTCGGCCCGCACCAGGGCAACGACTGGGATTTCGTCGCGCTGGTTTACTACCCATCCGTCTCGGCCTTTCTCGACATGATGACGTCGGAAGCCTACGAGCGTGAAGCCGATCCGCATCGTGTCAACGGCTGCGCCGAGCATGTGATCATTGCCACCAGCGAGGCCTACAGCAAGTTCAAGGTGAAATAG
- a CDS encoding DMT family transporter produces MTIASPAPPASNPASWLNNQPYLLLSLSSLFWAGNIVLARHVGAHVPPLMVTTIRWFGVFLILLPFAWPHLKRDWPALRRSLRLMLFLSLVGFAFNNAISYWAMQYTEALNALLIQSAGPLFVALWSLVLFGVRLTGAQFAGIAISLVGVLIIILRGDLAALASISFNRGDIMFASSLVAFGLYSAFIPRRPKIHQLSFLSFTTCCGATMLLPAAIWEAASGRVLQFDATTLATMGYILIFPSTLAYLFFNRGVALIGPNRAAPFFHLVPVFGSAMAILLLGEKLQPFHLIGYALVLAGVVIASRQGSAVK; encoded by the coding sequence ATGACGATCGCTTCGCCCGCGCCACCGGCCTCGAATCCGGCCAGTTGGCTCAACAACCAGCCTTATCTGCTGCTCAGCCTGAGCTCGCTGTTCTGGGCCGGCAACATCGTGCTCGCCCGCCATGTCGGCGCGCATGTGCCGCCGCTGATGGTGACCACGATCCGCTGGTTCGGCGTGTTCCTGATCCTGTTGCCGTTCGCCTGGCCGCATCTGAAGCGCGACTGGCCCGCCTTGCGCCGCAGCCTGCGCCTGATGCTGTTCCTGTCGCTGGTCGGCTTCGCCTTCAACAACGCGATCTCCTACTGGGCGATGCAATACACGGAGGCGCTGAACGCGCTTCTGATCCAGTCGGCAGGCCCCCTGTTCGTGGCGCTGTGGTCGCTGGTGCTGTTCGGCGTGCGGCTGACCGGCGCGCAATTCGCCGGCATCGCGATCTCGCTTGTCGGCGTGCTCATCATCATCCTGCGCGGCGATCTTGCCGCGCTCGCGAGCATCAGCTTCAACAGGGGCGACATCATGTTCGCCTCCTCGCTGGTGGCGTTCGGTCTCTACTCCGCATTCATCCCGCGGCGGCCGAAGATCCACCAGCTCTCCTTCCTCTCCTTCACCACCTGCTGCGGGGCGACGATGCTGCTGCCGGCCGCGATCTGGGAGGCGGCAAGCGGCCGCGTGCTGCAATTCGACGCGACCACGCTGGCGACGATGGGCTACATCCTGATCTTCCCATCGACGCTGGCCTATCTGTTCTTCAACCGTGGCGTGGCGCTGATCGGCCCGAACCGGGCCGCGCCGTTCTTTCATCTGGTGCCGGTGTTCGGCTCGGCCATGGCGATCCTGCTGCTCGGCGAAAAGCTCCAGCCGTTCCACCTGATTGGCTACGCGCTGGTGCTCGCCGGCGTCGTGATCGCCTCGCGCCAGGGCTCTGCGGTGAAGTAA
- a CDS encoding Bug family tripartite tricarboxylate transporter substrate binding protein, translating into MLSALIRNLRAIGAAALCLAAASTAHADNYPSRNITLVLPFAAGSGTDTTTRLISQHLSQALGVGIVIENKAGANGMLAATYVAKAAPDGYTLLVTTNTTHSANPYLLKSLTYDPVKDFTPIARTGDLPFMLVINPEVPAKTVGELVAYGKANPGKLSYASGSSSAIVSGATFAHNAGLDLLHVPYKSSPPALNDVMGGRVSMMFVDILTGLPHVNGNALRALAVTTKERTPLVPHLPSMQEAGVPDFDISSWQGYFGPAGMPKEIVTRLNAEIRKIVENPEIKAKLATLGMDAFSGTPEQLGTFVNEQLVLWEKLITNAKIEKQ; encoded by the coding sequence ATGCTTTCAGCGTTGATTCGAAACCTGCGTGCCATCGGGGCGGCCGCGCTCTGCCTCGCCGCCGCATCCACGGCTCATGCCGACAATTATCCGAGCCGCAACATCACGCTGGTGCTGCCGTTCGCGGCCGGCAGCGGCACCGACACCACCACGCGCCTGATCTCGCAGCATCTGTCGCAGGCGCTCGGCGTCGGCATCGTCATCGAGAACAAGGCGGGCGCCAACGGCATGCTCGCCGCAACCTATGTCGCGAAGGCCGCGCCCGACGGCTACACGCTGCTGGTGACGACCAACACCACGCATTCGGCCAATCCCTATCTGCTCAAGAGCCTCACTTACGATCCAGTCAAGGATTTCACTCCGATCGCGCGCACCGGCGATCTGCCCTTCATGCTGGTCATCAATCCGGAAGTGCCGGCCAAGACCGTCGGCGAGCTCGTCGCCTATGGCAAGGCCAATCCGGGCAAGCTGAGCTACGCCTCGGGCTCATCCTCGGCGATCGTGTCGGGCGCGACCTTTGCGCACAATGCCGGGCTCGACCTGCTGCATGTGCCCTACAAGAGCTCGCCGCCGGCACTCAACGACGTCATGGGCGGCCGCGTCTCGATGATGTTCGTGGACATCCTGACCGGCCTGCCGCACGTCAACGGCAACGCGCTGCGCGCGCTCGCGGTCACCACCAAGGAGCGCACGCCGCTGGTGCCGCACCTGCCCTCGATGCAGGAGGCCGGCGTGCCGGATTTCGACATCTCGTCGTGGCAGGGCTATTTCGGGCCGGCCGGCATGCCGAAGGAGATCGTGACGCGGCTTAACGCCGAGATCAGGAAGATCGTCGAGAATCCCGAGATCAAGGCCAAGCTCGCCACCCTCGGCATGGACGCCTTCTCGGGCACGCCGGAGCAGCTCGGCACCTTCGTGAACGAGCAGCTCGTGCTGTGGGAGAAGCTGATCACGAACGCGAAGATCGAGAAGCAGTAG
- a CDS encoding methyl-accepting chemotaxis protein has translation MKLSNMKIASKLGILVAVTLLGLCISGLLAGYLMKREMVNARIDQAKSIVDLGRNYAAALKKRVDAGELTKDAAMADLRRYGNAMTYDNGSGYLFGTSYDGITQLAPDPKQIGTNRMDVVTNGRKLSVELMDGVKANGSILLYYEYVKPGQETPIRKIGYAVAIPGFDMYLGTGAYLDDIDAKMGPVFWSLGLAILGILVVAGGVAWLLGRSISGPLALLGARMKDLADGKLDGDIPGVGRGDEVGEMASTVQIFKDNAVRIRDLEKTEADAKDRAAAERRSAMEGIANDFERSVNGIVRSVSSAAAGMQSTAQSMTATASDASSRAATVGTASQKASGNVGTVAAAAEELSSSVAEISRQVTRSTEVASRAVSDAERTNATVQVLSTGAEKIGEVVKLIHSIAAQTNLLALNATIEAARAGESGRGFAVVASEVKALANQTAKATEEISAQVAAMQTSTSDAVTAISGITQTIAEMSEITAGISASIEQQGEATREIARNIQSVAAGSSEINAHIGSVTSAAEATGHAATDVLTNARELDNQSGALRSAVDSFLAKVRAA, from the coding sequence GTGAAGTTGAGCAATATGAAGATCGCCTCCAAGCTCGGCATCCTCGTCGCCGTCACCTTGTTGGGGCTGTGCATCTCCGGTCTTCTCGCCGGCTATCTAATGAAGCGCGAGATGGTCAATGCGCGCATCGATCAAGCCAAGTCGATCGTCGATCTCGGTCGCAATTACGCCGCCGCGCTCAAGAAGCGCGTCGATGCCGGCGAGCTGACCAAGGACGCGGCGATGGCCGACCTTCGCCGCTACGGCAACGCGATGACCTACGACAACGGCTCGGGCTATTTGTTCGGCACGTCCTATGACGGCATCACCCAGCTCGCGCCCGATCCGAAGCAGATCGGCACCAACCGCATGGATGTCGTGACCAACGGCCGCAAGCTGTCCGTCGAGCTGATGGACGGCGTCAAGGCCAACGGCTCGATCCTGCTGTATTATGAATATGTGAAGCCCGGCCAGGAGACACCGATCCGCAAGATCGGCTACGCGGTCGCGATTCCCGGCTTTGACATGTATCTCGGCACCGGCGCCTATCTCGACGACATCGATGCCAAGATGGGCCCGGTGTTCTGGTCGCTCGGCCTCGCTATCCTCGGCATCCTCGTCGTTGCAGGTGGCGTCGCCTGGCTGCTCGGCCGCAGCATCAGCGGGCCGCTTGCGCTGCTCGGCGCTCGCATGAAGGACCTCGCCGACGGCAAGCTCGATGGCGATATTCCCGGCGTCGGCCGTGGCGACGAGGTCGGCGAAATGGCCTCGACCGTCCAGATCTTCAAGGACAACGCCGTTCGTATCCGCGACCTCGAGAAGACCGAGGCGGATGCCAAGGATCGTGCCGCGGCGGAACGTCGCAGCGCGATGGAGGGCATCGCCAACGACTTCGAACGCAGCGTCAACGGCATCGTCCGCTCGGTCTCCTCGGCCGCCGCCGGCATGCAGAGCACGGCGCAGTCGATGACTGCGACCGCGAGCGACGCCTCCTCGCGTGCGGCGACGGTCGGCACGGCCTCGCAAAAGGCTTCCGGCAATGTCGGCACGGTCGCGGCTGCCGCCGAAGAGCTGTCGAGCTCGGTTGCGGAAATCTCCCGCCAGGTCACCCGCTCGACCGAAGTCGCAAGCCGCGCCGTCAGCGACGCCGAGCGCACCAACGCCACCGTGCAGGTGCTCTCGACCGGCGCCGAGAAGATCGGCGAGGTCGTCAAGTTGATCCATTCGATCGCCGCGCAGACCAACCTGCTCGCGCTCAACGCCACCATCGAGGCGGCACGCGCCGGCGAATCCGGCCGCGGTTTCGCGGTCGTCGCCTCCGAGGTCAAGGCGCTCGCCAACCAGACCGCGAAGGCAACCGAGGAGATCTCCGCGCAGGTCGCGGCGATGCAGACCTCGACCAGCGACGCGGTCACGGCCATCTCCGGCATCACCCAGACCATCGCCGAGATGAGCGAGATCACCGCCGGCATCTCCGCATCGATCGAGCAGCAGGGCGAAGCCACCCGCGAGATCGCCCGCAACATCCAGTCGGTCGCGGCCGGCTCGAGCGAGATCAACGCCCATATCGGCAGCGTCACCTCGGCCGCGGAAGCGACCGGCCATGCTGCCACCGACGTGCTCACCAACGCCCGCGAGCTGGACAATCAGTCCGGCGCGCTGCGCAGCGCCGTCGACAGCTTCCTCGCCAAGGTGCGCGCGGCGTAA